In Octopus bimaculoides isolate UCB-OBI-ISO-001 chromosome 27, ASM119413v2, whole genome shotgun sequence, one DNA window encodes the following:
- the LOC106876168 gene encoding uncharacterized protein LOC106876168 has translation MKILSICFILSLALILGVCDNTSLPVKSIPAGVYITTTLDNLDIFTALEKIKNFCAGGNSLQNHFHCKGLIVQGERRNPAIGGLKWKYVFSMPLDFVNLTNLPLPNDRSLKLDFHLGTPKSISEKCFSKPIPVGQVYQKLIEVYNQTQNTLQKNWFYMTGFKNLETSPTFSKLWFDKSPYFTRRKPAPDDSNILSLCSGNSGYNCPNTTYCFKDNIETRKMSMYIVTGEAKDYAEQNCSYNTAVMDQYMNNHRYFRGRNSLNLTMSRTIPVMTKITKQPAQSTCPQKYQMQFYVHKEPPPCPTNSNVLLELLTDMEVYVKAFYGYANNAMDFLYQHFSQELTSKQRSYVTDQYYLSVFRGHGPAFGRRIEIWILKNPLACSRQCN, from the exons ATGAAAATTTTATCAATTTGCTTCATATTGTCCCTGGCTCTTATCCTTGG GGTCTGTGATAATACTTCGCTACCTGTAAAGTCAATTCCTGCAGGCGTGTACATTACAACCACACTTGACAACCTTGACATTTTTACAGCACTTGAGAAAATAAAGAACTTCTGTGCCGGAGGAAACAGCTTAC AAAACCACTTCCACTGTAAGGGTCTGATTGTCCAAGGGGAGAGACGCAATCCCGCAATTGGAGGTTTAAAATGGAAATATGTCTTCAGTATGCCGCTCGACTTTGTCAATTTGACTAACCTACCACTTCCTAACGATCGCTCG CTCAAATTGGACTTCCATCTTGGCACCCCAAAAAGCATATCTGAAAAATGCTTTTCAAAACCTATTCCAGTGGGGCAAGTTTATCAAAAATTGATTGAAGTTTACAATCAAACACAAAATACTTTACAGAAAAACTGGTTCTACATGACTGGCTTCAAAAACCTAGAAACATCTCCAACCTtcag TAAATTATGGTTTGACAAAAGCCCATATTTTACTCGACGCAAACCTGCCCCTGATGACAGCAATATTCTAAGTCTCTGCTCAGGAAATT CTGGATACAATTGTCCAAATACAACATACTGTTTTAAAGACAACATCGAGACACGCAAAATGTCCATGTACATTGTGACTGGCGAGGCAAAAGACTACGCAGAGCAGAACTGTTCGTATAATACTGCAGTCATGGATCAGTATATGAACAACCACAGATACTTCAGGG GAAGAAATAGTTTGAACTTGACAATGAGTAGGACCATTCCTGTAATGACGAAGATCACAAAGCAACCAGCTCAAAGTACTTGTCCACAGAAATACCAGATGCAGTTCTATGTTCATAAGGAGCCACCACCATGCCCAACCAAT TCAAACGTTCTGCTGGAATTGCTCACTGATATGGAGGTGTACGTAAAAGCATTTTATGGATATGCTAACAATGCCATGGATTTCCTCTACCAACACTTTAGCCAAGAACTCACTTCGAAACAACGCTCATATGTCACGGATCAATACTACTTGTCAGTATTCAGAGGTCACGGTCCAGCCTTTGGAAGGCGCATTGAGATTTGGATACTGAAGAATCCACTTGCTTGTTCCAGACAATGCAACTAA